ATCCCCAATGGTAGGGTACGTAAGCGGGGGCAGACGCATGGAGTCTTTATCAGCCTTTGGATTGTAAGGCCAGGCACCTGGTTGAATAGTGTTGACGGCGTAATCTCCACACACAACTGTAGGTGGTGTTGAATTGCGGCCTTCACCCGGATAGCAGGAGGCTGTCAGAGGGTTGTCTTTTAACGCCTCTTTGGTTGGGGAAGCGTACAGAGGGGTGTTCTTTGGCATGCCGTTTAAGTCCACAACAGCATGCAAATCAGCTTTTGAGCCGTCATTAACTGCTTCTAACCACAGGGGAGTTTTCGCTGCAATAAGCCACTGGTGATTGAGGAATGAACCGCCAAAGGCCGCCTGAAAGAAATTGTCGGCGATGACGTAGTTGGGATGACCTTTTGCATGCAGATAGACGTATATGGGTAGGCGCTTAGTATTGTAATAGCCCATCGTCAGCCCTGCGGCATTGCTGCCAACGACATAACGGTCCATCTTGCCGCCATCTATCTGGTAAATCTCCTGATAAAAGCGATGGTCGAGATCCATAGTGCATCCGCCACTTTCGCCATTGCCTTTGGCAATGCCGTTTTCAGACTTGTCGTCAGGTTTTGGACATGTATTGTCCTTGGGTGAGATGAAATCATCTATGGGAAACAGGGCATTAGTGAAGTGGCTGTCAATATTGTGGCCGTAGCCATGATAAGAGCAGGTTACCGGCAGCGGCTCTGGTGATAATAAGTTGACGTCCACCTGGGGCAAGCAACCCAAAACTATACCATTTTGGCCGATCTGGGGTATATGGGCTTTGTTCAACCCATTGACGCCCTCCCATAGCCCATAAAGATTGTCAAAGCTGTGATTCTCCTGATAGAGAACCACTATATGATTGATTTTATGCAATGCATCCTTCTTATCACCAGCATCGGCTGTTACCACACAACATAGTCCCATCATAATGACCACTGCTATAACCGTCATGGCTCTACGTAACAAAACTGGCATATCAACCTCCTTTATCATCTGTTAAGACAAACCGCATTTAAATCTGTATAACACTACAGCATGCTAAATTAAGCATTTCCCCTATTTTAAATAAAATACTTCATCAAAAGAGAATAAGTCAACGTGGCCAGTGGTAACCTGCCTATTATTAAATCCATAACTTAGCCCAAAGCCACATGCCTTGGGAGCATTAGAATGTAGGTAATTACGATAAAAAGATAAAAATTTAAGAATTGCACGGTTTTACAAAAGAAGCCGGCTTTCTGAAGATATTACTAATTACAATTACTGCAACAATAGCAGAACTTATGTACTGTGATGTGGAAAAACCGAAATATATTCCACGAGGAGTATCTCCCCGTAAAAATTCAAGAAAAAACCTTACCACGCTATATGTAATAAGATAGACCTTTATAATAGTTCCGTTTTTAACCCCTCCCTTATTGTACATTATGTAAAGTACAGTAAAAATGCAAAGGTTACATATTGATTCAACAATCTGAACCGGAAATACCGGTAGCGAAACATGGCTGGTATAATTAATAAGACCCTCTCTTATCTGTTCCCTGTAGGCATGTGACCAAAGGGGATATTCAATGCACAATGGGCCGTTACAAACCACACCAAAACAACAACCTGCAAGAAAACATCCTATCCGGCCAAAGGAGTGGGCAAGAGGGATATAAACACAAACAATATCCAGAAACGGATACATCTTCATTTTCGATACCGTGATTAATATTAGAAGTACACCAAAAGTTCCTAAAAGACCGCCAAAAAAGACAAATCCTCCCCTTAACGTAATTAATCCGGTATCTGAATAGTTATTTACCACTGAAGGTATCTTTGACAATAGAAGGCCCATGATTAGGCTTACAATAAGAAATAAAAGATATTTCAAAGATAAAGCATGTAGCCTTAATTCTCTGTGGATAAAGTATAAAAAAACACAGGTGCCAATTGCTGCAAAAACCCAATAACCGTGTAAAAATATCTTAGCGAAAGTAACCCCGAAGTAACTGAAGAAATAGTAGAAAAACGCTCTTCCCACAGATTAGGTTAAACTCTTAAAACGCAGGCTAACAACCTCCAAGGTCGCAAGCATCGCAACCTCCGCAATCACAGCTGTCGATGCAGCCCCATTCACATCCTGAGACAAACGTGTCGCCGCAGCCGCCATCGCAGCCACCGGAATTACCATTTGGAGTATCTTTTCCGGGTAGTTCTTTCTTTGTTTTCATATGTCCCGATACTCTTGAGGCCCCAATGTGATAAGTATTTAATTGTTGATTTAAATTATCGCTCTGACCATTAAGATAATAAGAAAAAGCAAGAAATCCAATGGAAAAGCAAATATTTACAATACATACTAAAATTACTTTAGAATGTCTTACAAATGTTATCCTCAAGAAATCATTCATGATTTAATATACCATCCTCATAACCCTTGGTTTAAGTTAGATCACTCCCTTTGTTATTGCAACATATTGATTATTCCTGTGTCAACAAATTTTGTTCGATTCCCAATAGAACAAATATCTGATTGGGTTACACCTTCTAATCATAATCTGGTATAATACTATTGATTATGATAGAGAATAGTTTTTCAATTTTAGACGGCATAGGGCAAAAGGGTGAGAAGCGCCTTTGGAGCCGCGGAATACATACGTGGCAGGATTTTATAAATGAGCGAAGTATTCCATTTTTAAACGACACACACAAGGGTGCTCTTGACGGTAAGCTAGCGCGCTTCACACAAAGCCTGAGAGACGGCAATCAGGAGGAGTTTAATAAGTCACTCAAACGAAAAGAACACTGGAGACTGTTTGAACGATTTAAAGATGAGGCTTTATATCTTGATATAGAAACAAATGGTCTGCCCTCTAAAGGCGGAGGATACGTTACCATGGTTGGCCTCTATGATGGTTTTGAGTACAGCTGTCTGATTAGAGGAAATAACCTGAATCGCGAAAATCTCATAAATGCACTAAAACCCTACAAGATGTTAATAACCTTTTATGGCTCTGTTTTTGACATCCCATTTTTAATTAATAACTTTGCGTTAGAGCTGGATATGCTTCACTTTGACGTGTGTCTTGAGGGCAAACGGGTGGGGTTTAATGGGGGATTGAAAAAAATAGAAAGTATCTTAGGAATACTCAGAGACGACGATGTGGTGGGAATGGATGGGTTTGCCGCAGTGAGGCTCTGGCAGATGTATAAGCGCGGCGATAATGACTCTCTTTCCACTCTGATAAAATATAACAGAGAAGACACCGTTAATCTTCTTACAATCAGTAAGCTTGTCTATAATGAACTCAAGCGTTCAACCGGCATTTATGATTACATAACTGAGAGCGCTGCCGGTGGGTAAGCAGGCATCAGCTAAAAAACGAAATATCCTGAAAGAGTTTTTGCTCTACTTAACAGTAGAAAGAGGGGCTGCAGTAAACACGGTAAATTCCTATGAGCTTGATATCGTGCAGTTTCAGGCATATTTGTCCGGAAATACCGAAACCCTTGAGACATTTACAAGAGAGGATATAGTGGGCTTTATCGAGATGTCTAAGGACAGCCAGTACTCAATGACTTCAATCTGCAGGTTTATATCGTCAATCAGAACATTTTGTAAGTTTCTGGTTATTGAGAGAATCAGGGAGGATGATCCGGCTGAGACCATACGGCTTCCTAAGAAGTGGGACTCAATTCCAAAGGCGTTAAGTTTTGACGATGTGCTGTTGCTTCTTAGTGCAAAGGTTTCAGGCAGGATGGTTGTAAGGGACAGGGCAATGCTTGAACTCCTGTACTCATCCGGGCTTAGAGTTAGCGAGCTTATGGGGGTTGAGGTTGACAGGGTAAATTTTCAGGCCGGCTTTTTAACCATAACCGGAAAAGGCTCAAAGGATCGTATCGTGCCTATGAATGTACGGGCTTTGGAGAGCATCAAGGTATATATGGCAGGACTTCGGCAGGATTTACTAAAAGGTAAGACATCTCCGTATCTTTTTTTAAATTATAAGGGAGAGATTATGACGCGCCAGAGGTTTTGGCAAACTCTTAAAAACTACGGTAAAGCCGCAGGCGTGGAGCTTAGCCCTCACACGTTAAGACACTGCTTTGCTACACACTTGCTTGATGGCGGAGCTGATCTGCGCTCCGTTCAGAAAATGCTCGGCCACTCAGACATTTCCACAACTCAAATATACACAAAAATAACCACAGACAGAATTAAAACTGAATATAAAAAATACCACCCAAGGGCATAGCTCGGAGAGTTCTATGGCATTAATACTTGTAACAAACGATGACGGAGTGTATTCAGAGGGTATATTAAGTCTCCACAGAGCGCTAAGTGAGATAGCTGAGGCTGTGATAATCGCTCCGGACAGGGAACAGAGCGCAACAAGCCATTCTCTGACTATGCACAGACCGCTTAAGGTGACAGAAATCAAAAAAAATATCTATTCAGTAAATGGAACGCCCACTGATTGTGTGGCGCTGGGAATAGGTAAAGTTCTCGGTAGAAAGCCGGATTTGATAGCCTCAGGAATCAACAAAGGCGGCAACCTTGGGGATGACATCACATACTCAGGCACGGTTTCTGCCGCAATAGAGGGTACAATTTTAGGAGTCTCCTCTTTTGCCATATCAATGGTTGGCGAGAAGGATTATCATTTTGCAGTAGCGTCGGAGTTTGCCCTTAAATTAGCTAAAATTATACTCGATAACGGTCTTCCAAAAGATACACTGATTAATGTAAATGTACCCAATGTAGCTAAGGATGAGTTAATGGGACTAAAATTTACAAAACAGGGTAAACGGGTATATATCGGTTCTATAAAAGAGACACTTGATCCCTGGAGCAGGCTTCACTACTGGATAGGCGGAGGAACGCCTTCATGGGCAGATGATGAAAACACAGACTACCTGGCAGTGGAATCAAAGTATATTTCGGTGACTCCGCTTCATCTGGATTTAACAAACTATGATGCTCTCGATTGTATCAAAGATGACTGGGCTCATATATTACAAATCTGAGCATATGGACAGATACGCAAAAGAAAGAGAGCGCATGTGTAAGGAGCAACTGGTAAACCGTGGCATCAGCGATAAAAAAGTCTTAGATGTGATGTTGAAAGTTCCGCGGCACAATTTTGTTACTGAGGAAAACCTAATTCGCGCCTATGGTGATATGGCTTTAGAGATAGACTGTGGCCAGACAATTTCGCAGCCCTACATGGTGGCCGTTATGACAGAGCTGCTTGAGCTAAAGGAAACCGACAGGGTGCTTGAGATAGGCACGGGCTCCGGGTATCAGGCAGCGGTTCTTTCAGAGCTTGCTAAAGAGGTTTACACCATAGAGAGGATAGAGAAGCTTGCAAAGGGTGCGATGGAAAAATTTGAACAAGCAGGGAAAACAAATATTTTTGTAAAGGTGTCGGATGGTACTCTTGGTTTACCAGATTATGCACCATACGATAAGATAATAATAACGGCTGCTGCGCCTGCCGTGCCTCCACCCCTTATAGAGCAGCTTTCATCGGATGGTGGCATATTGGTAGCACCTGTTGGAGACCGGTATAGCCATAAAATTGTCAAACTCAGAAAAATCGGCGACAAAACAGAAGAAACTCACCATTTGCAATGTATATTTGTTCCACTGATAGGAGCATTCGGATTCAATCCGTAAGAGCGTGACAAATGGAGGATAGATGAATAAAGCTTGTTTTTTTGAACCGCTACCGAACGGTAACGTTAAATGCGGTCTCTGTGCCCACAGATGCACTATTGGGGTTGGGAGACGGGGACTTTGCGGAGTAAGGGAAAATCAGGACGGCGTTCTTATGAGTCTTGTGTATGGTTCTGTCTGCTCAACACAGGTGGATCCGATAGAGAAAAAACCGCTCTTTCATTTTAAGCCAGGCTCCCGTACATTTTCAATAGCAAGTGTGGGTTGCAATTTCAGGTGTCTGCACTGTCAGAACAGTTCAATCTCACAGTATCCGAGGGAACACGACGGTGCCGTGATTGGGTATCCTGTGTCAGCTGAGTCAATCGTTGCGGCAGCAATAGCGGAAAGATGCGAGAGTATTTCATTTACATACACAGAGCCAACGATATTTTTTGAGTTTGCACAGGACTGTGCGATTTTGGCGGCAGAGAAGGGACTAAAAAATGTGTTTGTAAGTAATGGGTTTATGACGCCTGAAAGTGCCGAGGTCATAATCCCCTACCTACACGCCGACAATATAGATTTGAAGGGAGATGCCGGTTTTTATAAGGAAATCTGCGGGGCAGAGGTTGAGCCGGTAAAGGACACAATACGATTAATGAAAGAGGGCGGGGTTTGGGTTGAGGTTACAACTCTTGTGATTCCCGGGCTTAACGACAGCGAGCAGGTGCTTAGAGGCATAGCAGAATTCATTGTCTCGGTGGATGCCTCAATCCCGTGGCATGTGAGCCGGTTTTATGGCACCTATAAGATGACAGACCGACCGGGCACTCCAACAGAGACACTTAAGAGAGCGTGTGATATAGGGTATGAAAGCGGACTTAAGTTTGTATATCAGGGAAATGTTCCTGGCATGGGAGGAGAAAACACAAGTTGCCCAGCCTGTAAAAAGCTCCTTATCAAAAGAGACGGATTTACCGTAATTTCAAATGCTATAAAAAACGGTAACTGCCCCGCTTGCGGCAGTGCTGTTGCAGGGGTGTGGTAGAGCTCCAGATTGTCTTTATTTTATTTATAACGTGACAACAAACGACATATCTTATTTCCTTATGAGTGTCATCCTCCAGCCAGCAGGGTTTATCAAGAAGGTATATTTTTGCCCGGGTGAGAGTTTTTTGAACTCAATCACCTGCTTTTGAAAGTGATAATTCTCATATGGCATAATGAAGAAATCTTTCGGTATGCCGACTAATACCATACAAACCAGTAAAACTCCAGCGGTATTTTTTAAAAATTTATTTTGTGCTTTTACAAAAAGCCATATAAGCGCAATAACCCATGCAAGGACTGGAAAAAGAAAATATCGGTTTCCTGCATCAGCCCCGAGCATAACCGTCCATTGTGGTTGTACATCAGACACTTGCGGTGTCACAAGCATTGAAGCAAAAATGAGAATAGAAAGGCTCATTAATAATTTGAGTTCCAACGTACCTCTCCAAAAAGCGTAACCCGTCAAACAGATTCCCAAAGTAGCAATTATAACCGGAAGCGTACCGCTTTGCCACATATGCCAATTCATCACTACATCATATGTTCTTACGCCAAAAGTTCCTGTCATAAGGACTTTACCGGCTAAAATTTTGATAAACGTAGAAACCCCAGCACCAAGTGTAGCAGTTGAGCGCAGAGCGCCTGGATTAACTATAAAAATAAAACTATAAACTTGTAAAAGAAATGCTCCTGCAAGCACAATGAGATGTGAAATAGAAGTCTTAAACGATTTCAGGTATGATTGGAATAATGCAAGTGGAAACACGAAAAAAACCAATGGGCCGCTTAGGCCTGCAAGTAGTAAAACAACACAATCAACAATCCTCCACCAAATCTTTTTACTTGTTGATGCAATAA
The Nitrospirota bacterium genome window above contains:
- a CDS encoding ribonuclease H-like domain-containing protein encodes the protein MIENSFSILDGIGQKGEKRLWSRGIHTWQDFINERSIPFLNDTHKGALDGKLARFTQSLRDGNQEEFNKSLKRKEHWRLFERFKDEALYLDIETNGLPSKGGGYVTMVGLYDGFEYSCLIRGNNLNRENLINALKPYKMLITFYGSVFDIPFLINNFALELDMLHFDVCLEGKRVGFNGGLKKIESILGILRDDDVVGMDGFAAVRLWQMYKRGDNDSLSTLIKYNREDTVNLLTISKLVYNELKRSTGIYDYITESAAGG
- a CDS encoding protein-L-isoaspartate(D-aspartate) O-methyltransferase, whose product is MDRYAKERERMCKEQLVNRGISDKKVLDVMLKVPRHNFVTEENLIRAYGDMALEIDCGQTISQPYMVAVMTELLELKETDRVLEIGTGSGYQAAVLSELAKEVYTIERIEKLAKGAMEKFEQAGKTNIFVKVSDGTLGLPDYAPYDKIIITAAAPAVPPPLIEQLSSDGGILVAPVGDRYSHKIVKLRKIGDKTEETHHLQCIFVPLIGAFGFNP
- the xerD gene encoding site-specific tyrosine recombinase XerD; this encodes MLKEFLLYLTVERGAAVNTVNSYELDIVQFQAYLSGNTETLETFTREDIVGFIEMSKDSQYSMTSICRFISSIRTFCKFLVIERIREDDPAETIRLPKKWDSIPKALSFDDVLLLLSAKVSGRMVVRDRAMLELLYSSGLRVSELMGVEVDRVNFQAGFLTITGKGSKDRIVPMNVRALESIKVYMAGLRQDLLKGKTSPYLFLNYKGEIMTRQRFWQTLKNYGKAAGVELSPHTLRHCFATHLLDGGADLRSVQKMLGHSDISTTQIYTKITTDRIKTEYKKYHPRA
- the surE gene encoding 5'/3'-nucleotidase SurE, whose amino-acid sequence is MALILVTNDDGVYSEGILSLHRALSEIAEAVIIAPDREQSATSHSLTMHRPLKVTEIKKNIYSVNGTPTDCVALGIGKVLGRKPDLIASGINKGGNLGDDITYSGTVSAAIEGTILGVSSFAISMVGEKDYHFAVASEFALKLAKIILDNGLPKDTLINVNVPNVAKDELMGLKFTKQGKRVYIGSIKETLDPWSRLHYWIGGGTPSWADDENTDYLAVESKYISVTPLHLDLTNYDALDCIKDDWAHILQI
- a CDS encoding phosphoesterase, producing MPVLLRRAMTVIAVVIMMGLCCVVTADAGDKKDALHKINHIVVLYQENHSFDNLYGLWEGVNGLNKAHIPQIGQNGIVLGCLPQVDVNLLSPEPLPVTCSYHGYGHNIDSHFTNALFPIDDFISPKDNTCPKPDDKSENGIAKGNGESGGCTMDLDHRFYQEIYQIDGGKMDRYVVGSNAAGLTMGYYNTKRLPIYVYLHAKGHPNYVIADNFFQAAFGGSFLNHQWLIAAKTPLWLEAVNDGSKADLHAVVDLNGMPKNTPLYASPTKEALKDNPLTASCYPGEGRNSTPPTVVCGDYAVNTIQPGAWPYNPKADKDSMRLPPLTYPTIGDRLNDAGVDWAWYSGGWASAEGDNTQPGYTAGNGPSCPESAIKGSSWPKCPDRLFQFHHQPFNYFAAYAPGTEARKKHLRDEVEFIQLAKSSKHKHCNLKPVSFVKPLGNENEHPGYSSEWNSNAHLIDLIKAVENSVCARDTMVIVAYDEFGGQADHVTPPDAANSKGPYDQWGPGTRIPVLIIAPNLRNKFAIDHQEHDTTSIMATIAHRFNLVPLGSRDEKVEDLSTVFNAKKSYEQQKK
- the amrS gene encoding AmmeMemoRadiSam system radical SAM enzyme codes for the protein MNKACFFEPLPNGNVKCGLCAHRCTIGVGRRGLCGVRENQDGVLMSLVYGSVCSTQVDPIEKKPLFHFKPGSRTFSIASVGCNFRCLHCQNSSISQYPREHDGAVIGYPVSAESIVAAAIAERCESISFTYTEPTIFFEFAQDCAILAAEKGLKNVFVSNGFMTPESAEVIIPYLHADNIDLKGDAGFYKEICGAEVEPVKDTIRLMKEGGVWVEVTTLVIPGLNDSEQVLRGIAEFIVSVDASIPWHVSRFYGTYKMTDRPGTPTETLKRACDIGYESGLKFVYQGNVPGMGGENTSCPACKKLLIKRDGFTVISNAIKNGNCPACGSAVAGVW
- a CDS encoding prolipoprotein diacylglyceryl transferase, whose translation is MGRAFFYYFFSYFGVTFAKIFLHGYWVFAAIGTCVFLYFIHRELRLHALSLKYLLFLIVSLIMGLLLSKIPSVVNNYSDTGLITLRGGFVFFGGLLGTFGVLLILITVSKMKMYPFLDIVCVYIPLAHSFGRIGCFLAGCCFGVVCNGPLCIEYPLWSHAYREQIREGLINYTSHVSLPVFPVQIVESICNLCIFTVLYIMYNKGGVKNGTIIKVYLITYSVVRFFLEFLRGDTPRGIYFGFSTSQYISSAIVAVIVISNIFRKPASFVKPCNS